A region from the Diorhabda sublineata isolate icDioSubl1.1 chromosome X, icDioSubl1.1, whole genome shotgun sequence genome encodes:
- the LOC130450899 gene encoding uncharacterized protein LOC130450899 isoform X2 yields MLDAIIAVTGENITAEELTEKKAERIEQLEDRMYSKVREFEETVVQCMKQRRELEAAKATIKEQDEYLEQEKFLSKWYENQTSEKLEEAKKLLAATKNLHSEKEILLAKLEHQFTINVSNEQITQKAVGNVLKMLDQFGNDETEKFMWSENKIKNKISERIFEFKENFQKSSDTFKNISIEFESIVKDNILSESKYYNNKINEKTNIIGDIFNQHEKLIDVLNFELLKTVEFYKKNSERVYNRANQMRELEEFSNSIVKEHQGKFWFRTDVNRKNRRHPKENQRKPNRN; encoded by the exons AGGATCGAATGTATAGCAAAGTCAGAGAATTTGAAGAGACTGTTGTGCAATGTATGAAACAACGAAGGGAATTAGAAGCTGCAAAAGCTACCATAAAGGAACAGGATGAGTACTTAGAACAAGAGAAGTTTCTTTCAAAATGGTACGAAAATCAAACCAGTGAAAAACTTgaagaagcaaaaaaattattggcagctacaaaaaatttacacaGTGAAAAAGAAATCCTATTAGCCAAATTGGAACATCAGTTCACAATAAACGTTTCCAATGAACAAATAACACAGAAGGCAGTAGGAAACGTTTTAAAAATGTTGGATCAATTTGGAAAcgatgaaactgaaaaatttatgtggagtgaaaacaaaatcaaaaacaagatTAGTGAAAGGATATTTGAATTTAAGGAGAATTTTCAAAAGTCTTCagatactttcaaaaatatttcaattgaatttgaatcaatagttaaagataatattttatctgaatcaaaatattacaataataaaattaatgaaaaaacaaacattatcgGAGACATCTTTAATCAACATGAAAAACTAATTGATGTACTGAATTTCGAGTTACTCAAAActgttgaattttataaaaaaaattcagaaagg GTTTACAACAGAGCAAACCAAATGAGAGAATTGGAAGAGTTTAGTAACAGTATAGTAAAAGAACATCAAGGTAAATTCTGGTTTAGAACAGATGTTAATAGAAAGAATAGAAGACACCCAAAAGAAAATCAGAGAAAACCaaacagaaattga